In Gossypium hirsutum isolate 1008001.06 chromosome A10, Gossypium_hirsutum_v2.1, whole genome shotgun sequence, the DNA window GGCATGTTTAGTTGGAGAGGAAGTGCTTCAAGGTCTAAGGAAAGATCTACCCTCTGTTGTGTCCCTGCTGGAAATAAAATATGCCGCATATCCCGTTGCCTGAATCTGACATGTCAATGctatgtttaagaaatttagcatAATAGAATGTATTCGTTTAACATTATACTtggtaggaaaaaataaaatatgtacgcaacttgaatttttttaaaaaataaaaaatcaagctGAAGGAAAATGAACATTTCGCCTTAAGTAATGGCTGTTTGAGGACTTTTACTcttgtttttttaacaataattttacatatcatttaatcttatcatacttttatatatttctagTTTTTTGCGAAAGTAAAGTTCTTTAACTTGCTGAATCTGTGTAGACAAGCCTGCTCCAGAGGACTTACGTTATTTCTTGGAGTTTCAAGTTCCACGACAATGGGCTCCTATGTTCTGTGAACTGCCTCTTAGGCATCAGAGGAAAAAATCTTCTTGCCCTTCCCTGCAATTCGCTTTCCTGGGTCCTAAGATACAAGTCAGCTGTGCACAGGTAGTCAAGCAGCACATAAAGCATTGTCTTCTAATAATTGGCTTATTAGTTTTATTGTTTTCATCATCATATTGTCTTGTCACCTGAATTATTATTCTTCCTCTTCTCATCTAGAACAGAAGTCTTGAAAGATCCAAAATTTATAATTCCTGAAATCAAGGGGAAGATTTACTAATTCATTACCTAACATGTTCTTTGTGTAAGCAATGCACAATATAATTTAAAAGCATATGACAGCATCTGAACCTGGACTTAACTAAAATTCCATGAACAAACTGCTAGCACAGAGAATCCTAAAAGTAAGTTTAATATTACTGCACCAGTTTTGCTTGAAACCAATATATATGGCACTGTTAAGTATGACTTGCACATCTTTGGTACTAACAACGTTGGCGGGGTTCTAGGAGATTTGATGTAGACTTTAGTCacctttttataattaaaatgccATATTTTCTTGGTAAAAGCCTATAGTAGGAAGTGGAGTTGAGTTACTACTCTTGGAAAGAAATTACGTTGAATTTTTCATTGGCGACAATAAAAACatctttaatatttaaatggtCAGTTTTTTCATGGTAAAGTTGTCTGATAATCTGGTAGAAAATATAGTTTGAGTTCTGGAAGTGGATATTAAcgtttgaattgaatttttagcaGTAACAACTATCAACAAACACACTTCTAAATGTGGTTTTACCTTTCTCGTCCATGTAGATATACATGTGTAGGCATGTTTGCATAACCATGTAGATGTGCTACATGTATAAATATAGGTTTAAACTGCTTCACCCCTCCGAATTGCTATCGaatttcttccatttttttaGCTATTCTTTGCAGACAAAGACAGTTTTactgtaaaaataaatttaaatatttcgtACAATTGCAGGTTTCAAGTGATCTAAAACCAGTAGTTGGTCTTCGTTTGTACTTGGAAGGAAAAAAATGCAACCGATTGGCATTACATGTGCAACATCTCTCAAGTCTTCCAAATATGATGACAACATCCGGCAGGCCATGCCAATGGCGAGGTTCAGACGACTATAGGCCCAGCGATCAATTTTTAGAGCCAGTCAGGTGGAAGAGATACTCAAATGTTTGCACATCTGTAGTTAAGCATGATCCTAACTGGTTGCAAGAAGTCTCAAGTGGTGTTTTTATTGTAACTGGTGCACAGCTTCTTTGCACAGGGAAGTGGGCAAAGACGGTTTTGCATCTCCGTCTGCTGTATACTCATATACCCAACTGCACTATCCGGAAGACTGAGTGGGCAGTTGCACCTGAAACTACTCGTAAGGCCAATTTCCTTACAAATCTTAGTACGACTTTTACTTTCACTCAACGGACAGTCAACGGACAACAAAAGCAAGCTCCAACTGCACTTAATTCAGGTGTATATCCTGATGGTCCACCTGCACCAATTCGCTCTAAAAAACTACTAAAATATATGGACATGTCTGAGGTGGTGCGTGGTCCACATGATGCTCCGGGACATTGGTTGGTAACTGCAGCCAAGATAGTCAATGAGGGTGGTAAGATTAGCTTGCAAGTAAAGTTTGCATTGTTGGACTATCCATGACCATCGGCCTCTATTGTACATATAGAGTGTGatcgatatatatatacacacatatataggttgaatttatttttggtttgaaTCTCTTTGTACAAGTAGAGAGTGGTGTAGTTATATCCAAATTTGAGCCATTCTGACCACCTAAGCTGCAGCCCAAAGTCGAGAAATGATTATTGTCATTGATTTGTTtgcttataattttattaattctttatttttggactaagagaaagaaaaaagaaacattcAGTTCATTCATAGAGTtccatatttgttatttttaataataaataaaaaaaggttatatTTGAAGAGCATGGAAGcgatgaaaaattttatatatcatcaatttacatattaaataagaatatttatgtatttattataatatatataaatatttacattttataaaataaaaatatatttaaaattcagataaaatatttatatataaataactattataagatattataatgtatttttaataaaccAATAGGTATAgaatataaaatttcttaattttatatcTTGTTGTTCAGACTTAGAGATTTTTTCTAATTGATTTTTAGAACTACTATCtacattaaacataaatatatattcctCTTCATCTGAATCAGAATCTGTTTCTGATATTAACTCATATAATATTTTTTCAGGATTTATTTCCTCTTCATAACAGatttctaaatcttgttcttcaagacttttaatcattttttaatatatttatatatttatagataaatatattaattgaCAATCCAGTTAATTCTGTGGTTATTTATCTAAAAACCCATATATCTGTTATTTTGTCTTATTTTTGCCTGTTAAAGTCTTTATAATAGACGTTAGGCCTTTGTGTGTtaagacataataacataatagAAGGTTTTAGGTACCATAGATAAATAACATGGAAGAAACAGATTATATAAAGATAAAATCTGCAATCATATTATGCATATAGATTCtaagcaagaaaataatatttcggCCCTCAATAAAGGATTTAATAGTTTAATGGATATAACctctatatattataataaattatataataaagttaGTAATATAGAAGAAAAGGTAAATCATATGGGAGATATCAAGGAATTAGATTTGAACAATAaatctaaagaaattttattagaagttaataataaattagaacaggctattaataataataatatagaatcaGATATAAATTTAGGAGTTTTGTAGTATGGTAATAGCaatataattttaactttatcTGATAAAGAAGAAACTTCTTCAGAATAGTCATCTTCTactattaatagaaataaaaaatctgaaaatcagaaaagaaaaaaatattaatcaacaaaaatatgattttcaaTCTTATAAAGAATTAATAGAACATTGAAAAATCAGATTTACTTAAAGTaatgataaaaatgaaagaatagaatacttaaaattaatagaagaactttatgaaaaacataaagatctaTTTACTcagtttaattatcattatatgttaaattatgatacTACAGAAAGTAGTCGTTCTAGTAATTCTGATAATCAAGAAGATTTAAATGTAACTAGTTataaatctgatgaagaaaatacTTCAACAGATGAGGAAGAAAATATAGAAGTTCCAGAACCAATGgatactgatcaaacagatcCTTATGGAAAAAGAAAACTAGAATCAGATATTCAAAAAGATGATTATCTGAGAGCTTTAAATAAAGATTTTGAGACAGTTGAAAATACTACTAGGATTTTTGGTAATCAAACCGAAAATATAGCTACTAAtgaaattaaaaccaaatatacAAGAGAATCTACTAATCAACAACCAAGTCAAACTATACCTATACCACATAGGATAGATgacttaaataaaagaaatgtggcTCAATGTGGAATATATTTAGACTTAACTAATATTTCAATATCAGactatgaaaaaaatatagacgACTGGACACAGTCAATGACAATTGTTGTAAACAACAACGGTACTTGGTCAAAAGaaaattcttaaattattttgtagGAACTTTTCAAGGAGATGTTTTACAATTCTTAAGACGTTGGGAAGAATCAGAAGTAGGAAAAGTCCAAAAAGGACAACTAATTAATCAAATAGGTACTCCTAAAGATCTTTTAAAAGGATTAACAAATattctaaaaacagaattttgtggttattttgataaaaaagatcAAGATAGTACAGCCAGTTATactttgtcaaaaattaaattatgcgATATAAGatatttagaagaattttctaaaaaatttcttcatgaatatcaaaagttaaaaaatgaaaatatagaattttataaaaaccaatattttcataAACTACCCCCACCATGGGACGAGATATGTATAAagaaatatgtgttctaattataaatattattaacataaattattacaaataatattaaatattatttattagatttgtaattatataaaataatttattaaatatttatatatttgtaataatttattatagttatttataatatatataaaatagttattttaatattttataaatattaaaatattacaaagttttttacctctatccataaAACCTGCTAAGATAATCGGCAAAAATATTATCAGTGCCTTTTAgatataaaacttcaaaattaaaactACATAATTCATTGTACCATCATTGTACCATCTAATTCTTCTAGGTTTCTAAACTATTATTAGTAAGAAATTATTTAACTGCCTGATTgtaagtttttttaataaaattttcagatgttaaatatatgaaaaaggtttttattgtttttttaatggctaataattctttttcatatatagcataattaatttcatttggtttaaattttccagaactatatccacatattagttcttcattttttactattttagccTTTAAAATACATCCCCAATAATTTTGTGATGCAtctgtttttaaaattaatctatCACCTTGTTTTGGTAAATAAACTTTTGAGtaataatttatttctgattttatatttttaataatttccgAGTCTCTTTTAgaccaattaaaaattttatccttttttaatttttcatataagtcATAATCCATATTTGGTATGGCtgataaaatatttctttttcagCAATACCAATAAGACtacttatttgtatataaaaataatagtaaaaatcatCTTGTTTTACTATTTCTGATAATATAGTCTTAATAATTACAGGAAATTCTTTTAgtagattaaaagaaaagttTTGAACAACTATTTCTTTTACAAAACCCATTCAATACTtgttatatcaaatggttcatgatcaaGTCTAAATTTTATAGTAGGAGTCTCTTCTCTTAACTCATTTGTAAAAACATATGCTTGTAAAAAGTATTTGTACAAGCCCATTTGGCCCTAGCCCAAATACAAACACTAACCCAACCCAAAAAAATTAGACCCTAATCCCACTTAGCCTCACCTAGAACCCTCTGGCCGTCTGCCACCTCCTGCCTGCTGCAGCCACCGCCCTCGTCACTGTGCCACCGCCCAAAATTGTACCTGCAAGCATTAAACGAGACAAGACAGAACAAGAAGCAAGTTGTAAACGCCTATAAAAGGCTGAATCCATTACCTTTTGTACATTCGGACATttttcaaatacaaaaaaaagaacaTAGATTCAAGCAAAAAACAGCATTATTAGCcttcaagaaataaaaaaaaagcatcCAAACAGACCAAAAGCCCTCAAGAACAGAAGCCGTAGTCCTAAAGTGgttagttttattttttctttctttttcgttgATATTTCATGGCCAATCGATCTATTTTATACCCATATATGTGTGAATAGGCAATATATACAAAAGAAAAGTGAATACATtttaaaacacacaaaaaaagagagaaatttttACCTCCGACCGCCGTGCACGGCGGTCACCGGCGACGGAGACGCGGCGGAGGGCGGTGATAGCTCGCCGAGACCTGACCGGACTTGGACCTGCAGAGAGAGAGCaaagaaaagtttaaatttttgttagaAACAGACAACAAATGGGTAAAAAAAGCAAGATTTTAAGTTATATAGATAatacaaaacgacgtcgttttggtcggCATCCATAAGCcccgaaacgacgccgtttcgccTTACCCGACCCGGAACCGACTTGCTCCACAGAAGGGTCCGCGCGTTTTGATAGTTGGGACAATTGCCTATGTGGTCCTTCCGCAATTTTTTTCTGTTTTAATCAggtcttttaatgtttttaaatttagctttgaaattttagttctgttttaatttagtcctctgCCCGTTTGAAGGAGGAATAtttgaacggcgtcgtttagaAAGGTTGGATTATTTGCTCCTTTAGGCTCTCCTATTTGCTCGCATGTTCAAATTAGTCCCCCtttcttttacttcttttaaATTCGCCCCATAAAttccattttcaattcaatttcatcccttttcttaatttttctcatttattCTATCTTAATTCTCATATTATTAATACTACTATATTTATTACTgttatcatatttatatttatttattagcaTCTCATTATGATCATTCTTgcttaatattaatatatatatgttatgtagtattattaatagcttaatattattgttattattattattattaatgtatttgtatgttatatatatatatatattcatttagtGTATATACATTGTACTACGCATATATGTATTAGCATTATTACATATATTTGTTCCTTTTAagtattatataaatatgtatatacgtatattttatgtatattatgtatatattttaatatattatgcgtatattttgttttgtatattatatattatgtatatgcttttaatattattacatacttatttttattttttttaatgtattatatggtattattaattatttttcttttctcttttgcattattatttctaatatatatgtgtattgtaTATTCCTTTacgtatattatatatattgttagtATTACTAGTTACCTATATTAATCCCATTTCATGTACACATTATACACATTcaatattatcatatatttaaattcaatatatattcatataatgtttctttatttttatcattatctCTGTATtgctactattattattataccttCCATCATCATCACTATTGTATCATtactttttaacattttatatataattatctaTACGTCATTGCTTTTATACTAACtaagatatatataaatatacatattttttgcgtacttattttgcttatgtaTATCATTACTCACATTATCATCGTTTAATCATTTGTTTATCTATATCTTTGTAAATTCTTTCAAAACTCAAATCACACATTATTTGTATCATCCTTATTATTACtaacgtatatatatatactatgtaATTTTATTGTATTACTTGCACATTTTTATATACCATGCATATGTGTCTTTTAAATCGTACtattattgttatatatatattctcatatTTCTTATTACTTCTATTATTACGTAGGTACCTTGACACGTATATGTATGcgcttttatattattattaccgcCATCATTAGCATTTTATTTCGCCATCTTCATATTCATTTATTCGTTAATTTACTTATGTATCCGATCATTTCATTTTTCTCAcgcatttatttatatttatatattactaACCTTGCTTCTACGTCATCTTTTCATAATTACTCGTTATTATCACTCACTATTATACGTTATTACTAATATCATAATCTGCTTTTATGTATTACTATAAATTACATTATGTTTTTACTTAATgccttaaaataattatttcataaaagtgatattccgtatttggtaactcgagataatcgtgccctaacttactgggtttcgatttttctcatttaacttaaataacggaatactcttttaaatcgctatacgagttttgaaaaatgcttattctcgaagatgcgaagtgttgtgccctaacttaccgggtatgacattttgtcacCTCGAGataagaatttgttttaaaataaaggcgATATTCGGCGGTtgagaattcgagaaaacgtaccctaacttactgggtttcgatttctctcgtttactctaaataatcgaatacccttttaaTAAAGTAAAATACGCAAATTTTATAGGCAAGCTCGCTTtcaaaaattcaagatgtcgtgtcttaacttactggatgtgacatttcatattttgagacgagaaggACTTTAACATTTGAGCTTTTTATAAAGAATGATCGTATTTCAAAAGTCTtccaagttttcaatcttcgacactaagacactaattaatcaactaggtaccaattttgggcgtatcgagggtgctaatccttccttgtgcgtaaccgacttccgaactcatttttttgattttcgcagaccaaaaatcatcgttttagtaaatcttaaactttattgaaatgattaatcaaaggtgatctgatcacacctcatcagaaaagattggtggcgactccagttttttcgttttcattttcaaaatccaagtcgactatcgtttcacaaaaaaatggttacgacagcttggcgactccactggggacacgaatgagagagtcaagccacaagttgattaactcttgtctttttatcgaaaattgaaaatttggttttgaaatacgatcctttcattacATTTCATCATCTATTTTTGTGGTACAATACCTGTTGCGTTGTTTCGAGTCTTTAAATAgttttgcatattgcattgcatggccGCGTGGTCacacccctttaagtgggagtgagaaactactccttcgtgaggttttcacttccgtgcaggatagtggatcgctttcgggatacatccgtacctatgtcttcgtgagattttcatctccgtgcagccatagggaaatgtattcccctgaactaaactcggtctgtatgagcctataatgggtgaagatcgaggaatctgtaggttcaggtacccttactctagaactaAACCCCATGTAGCGAGCCTTAAGAACccgccctaggtagagccactctgAAACCCTAGTGATCACCTGAGTAAgtgctatatttattattctttgtttgctTCGAACTGCGTAAATTACTGACTTGCTTTATTTCACTTTGATTGtatttgcatggcattttcattgtaaaaggtgttgattcgcattcggttcctaaatagatagcttatcatggaaaaggggttttttgataaagtagaagacaacgcGACTGTCCGGGTATGGGCTGAGacaacacaacaagagaaaggtgACAATCTTACCGAGGgatacgtgtcagaattgtggaattttactcggatcagcgtaactcagaataatctccaagagatgaaagaaatttgGGGTCAGTGAGATGATGAGGTCAAACAGCTATTCTATTGTCATTACGGTGATTTACCTTATTTGCTCGATGTCAAGGTAGATGAACACCTGTTTCGAGCCCTTGCCCaatattggaattctgcttacagttgcttcaccttcgggaaagtagatttggtacctactatagAAGAATACACGACCTTGCTCCATTGCCCAAAGATTCAGGTTGACAGAATTTATGCCTGACCCGCTAACGTCCCAGCATTTTCAAAGAAGCTAATGAACCtcacagggatgagcgaacagtgggtgacaacccggatcaaacaaaaaggagattgTAAATGCATTCCTTGGAGGAACCTGAGGGATC includes these proteins:
- the LOC107903791 gene encoding MACPF domain-containing protein At1g14780 isoform X2 codes for the protein MLVINKERSRDIEGWISRMSEFLNQKSSIQGKVPSGYLNTIFDLTGDWLHDAADTKNLAFDSYFISLYHLHLTASPLVLHDSVKKSVPSHWDPEALSRFIQTYGTHIIVGMAVGGQDLLCVRQNYSSAIPPSELRGYLEDLGDVMFSDGKSPSLLQRKTRDGKQKVPEVFNHIFKSNSLQLASIAETSSKDGLTIISSKRGGNVVLRSHSNWLQTVPTKPEGILFKFVPITSLLSGIPGSGYLSHAINLYLRYKPAPEDLRYFLEFQVPRQWAPMFCELPLRHQRKKSSCPSLQFAFLGPKIQVSCAQVSSDLKPVVGLRLYLEGKKCNRLALHVQHLSSLPNMMTTSGRPCQWRGSDDYRPSDQFLEPVRWKRYSNVCTSVVKHDPNWLQEVSSGVFIVTGAQLLCTGKWAKTVLHLRLLYTHIPNCTIRKTEWAVAPETTRKANFLTNLSTTFTFTQRTVNGQQKQAPTALNSGVYPDGPPAPIRSKKLLKYMDMSEVVRGPHDAPGHWLVTAAKIVNEGGKISLQVKFALLDYP